In Actinomyces radicidentis, one genomic interval encodes:
- the mtnN gene encoding 5'-methylthioadenosine/S-adenosylhomocysteine nucleosidase, with amino-acid sequence MTATEPRPVAAVVLAAMPEEAQPFLDALPRLEDAPAVELLGDAAQAVGLDLDGREVLLVRTGIGLVAAASALAAALLQVRPEVVVSAGTTGGLGRAVEVGDVCASTTLAYNDVDATAFGYDLGQTPGQPAVFLGDEGLLALVQERAEGALRAATPTSGGAHVHTGQMLAGGSFVTAANVADTRELFPGAVSTDMESTALAQVATTAGVPFASVRGVSDLCGPEAGQDFHIGADEAAARSAAVVLALLR; translated from the coding sequence ATGACCGCCACCGAGCCCCGCCCCGTCGCCGCCGTCGTCCTCGCCGCCATGCCCGAGGAGGCGCAGCCCTTCCTCGACGCCCTGCCCCGGCTCGAGGACGCGCCCGCCGTCGAGCTCCTCGGCGACGCCGCGCAGGCCGTGGGCCTCGACCTCGACGGCCGCGAGGTCCTCCTCGTGCGCACCGGCATCGGGCTCGTCGCGGCCGCGAGCGCGCTGGCCGCCGCGCTCCTCCAGGTGCGCCCCGAGGTCGTCGTCTCCGCGGGCACCACCGGCGGGCTCGGCCGCGCCGTCGAGGTCGGGGACGTCTGCGCCTCGACGACCCTCGCCTACAACGACGTCGACGCCACCGCCTTCGGCTACGACCTCGGCCAGACCCCGGGCCAGCCGGCCGTCTTCCTCGGCGACGAGGGCCTCCTCGCGCTCGTCCAGGAGCGCGCCGAGGGGGCACTGCGCGCCGCGACCCCGACCTCGGGCGGCGCCCACGTGCACACCGGGCAGATGCTCGCGGGCGGCTCCTTCGTCACGGCGGCGAACGTCGCGGACACGCGCGAGCTCTTCCCCGGCGCGGTGAGCACGGACATGGAGTCGACGGCGCTCGCCCAGGTGGCGACGACGGCCGGCGTCCCCTTCGCCTCGGTGCGCGGGGTCTCCGACCTGTGCGGCCCGGAGGCCGGTCAGGACTTCCACATCGGCGCCGACGAGGCGGCGGCGCGCTCGGCCGCCGTCGTCCTCGCTCTGCTGCGCTGA